A genomic region of Oryza glaberrima chromosome 1, OglaRS2, whole genome shotgun sequence contains the following coding sequences:
- the LOC127776944 gene encoding uncharacterized protein LOC127776944 produces the protein MQQPLVNTSAAAAAIPSPPPAVTLPPPRRRIPPPLAAGALLCNRTGPRGTRPLPPLAMSHPLSSEPHALEQRAVVVTNKHGEKLVGVLHHTGSSKIVVLCHGFISTKNDSLILDLTAALTKKGISVFRFDFSGNGESEGEFEYGNYRKEADDLHSIVSYLCKEKYDVTAIVGHSKGGDVVTLYASIYDDVRLVINVSGRFDLEKGIEERIGEGSIDRINKEGYLDVKDKSGNVQYRVTKESLMERLSTDIRAVSMSLTKECRFFTVHGSADETIPVEDAYEFAKHIPNHKLQVIEGANHNYTAHREELADAVVDFITSN, from the exons ATGCAGCAGCCACTGGTGAACACATCCGCCGCAGCAGCTGCGAttccctcgcctcctcccgcggTCACTCTtccgcctccacgccggcgaATCCccccgcccctcgccgccggagcCCTCCTCTGCAACCGCACCGGACCGCGGGGAACACGGCCCCTACCCCCGCTGGCGATGTCCCACCCGCTCTCCTCCGAACCTC ATGCTCTGGAACAAAGGGCGGTGGTAGTAACCAACAAGCATGGGGAGAAGCTCGTGGGAGTGCTGCATCACACGGGTTCAAGCAAGATCGTCGTATTGTGTCATGGTTTTATATCTACCAAG AATGACAGTCTCATTCTTGACCTGACGGCTGCATTGACAAAGAAAGGGATTAGTGTCTTTCGCTTTGATTTCAGTGGAAATGG AGAAAGTGAAGGAGAATTCGAGTATGGAAACTACAGGAAAGAGGCTGATGATTTGCACTCCATTGTATCATATCTTTGTAAGGAAAAGTATGATGTAACAGCAATTGTTGGCCATAGTAAAG GGGGAGATGTAGTAACTCTATATGCTTCTATTTATGATGATGTACGCTTGGTTATTAATGTATCTGGTAGATTTGACTTAGAGAAAGGCATTGAAGAACGTATAGGGGAAGGATCAATTGATAGAATAAATAAAGAAGGCTACCTTGATGTCAAGGATAAATCAG GAAATGTACAGTACAGGGTAACTAAAGAGAGTTTGATGGAGCGGCTCAGCACCGATATACGTGCTGTAAGCATGTCCCTTACCAAGGAATGCAG GTTCTTCACAGTTCACGGTTCAGCAGATGAGACTATACCTGTGGAAGACGCCTATGAGTTTGCGAAGCATATACCGAATCACAAGCTGCAAGTTATTGAGGGAGCAAATCATAACTACACCGCGCATCGCGAAGAATTGGCTGATGCTGTAGTGGATTTCATCACATCTAATTAG